The following nucleotide sequence is from Micromonospora sp. WMMD1120.
GAAACGCTGCGTCACCACTACCGACCGGTATCCACGGTGGGCCACCGCAGCGACACCCAGAGTGTCCACAATGGACCGGACAGCACACCTGAACCAGCTGCCGTCACCGAAAGTAGTGAAGACCCTACCGAAAAAAACCCGGAAGAGCCTCAGCCGGCCCGCCGCCGCGCCCGCCGCGCCGCCAACTCGTCACCCACCGGATCCGACTCCGACGTTACGACCGGCTCCACCGGACCACTCGCCGCCGGCTCCGCCGGCAGATGCGACAACGAGCCCTGGATCTCCTTGAAGGCCCCACCGATCGCGATCCCGAAAACACCCTGGCCACCCTGCAACAGGTCGACCACCTCCTCCGGAGAACGACACTCGTACACCGTCGTCCCATCAGAGATCAGCGTGATCCCGGCCAGATCCTCCACACCACGCGACCGCAACGCCTCGATCGCCTTACGGATGTTCTGCAGGGACACCCCCGCATCCAACAACCGCTTCACGACCTTCAACACGACGAGGTCCCGGAACGAGTACAACCGCTGCGTCCCCGAACCCGAGGCGTCCCGCACGCTCGGCACCACCAGCGTCGTCCGCGCCCAGTAATCCAACTGCCGGTAGCTGATGCCCACCGCGTGGCAGGCCGTCACACCCCGATAGCCGACCGAACCGTCACCCTCCACCGCCACACCCGGCGGCGAGACACCCGGCTCACTCAACCCTGCACCCGGATCGGAATCCCGCGGCTCGTGCATCCGGACAACCTCCCCGTCAGTGCGGCGACGCGTCGTGTCCTCCGACGCGCACCCCTCGACACGGCAACCCTATAGCCATCCACAGGGGTTACCACGGAGGAACGGACGCGACACGCCGCGCAGCCACCGAGAAGATCACCCGCCGCCACCACCGGGCGACGAGCCAGCACAGACCACCTCAGCCCGCGAAATCCTCCGGACGCACCTGCTCCAGGAACTCGCGGAACTTCTCCACCTCGTCCTCCTGCTCGTCAGGGATGATGATCCCCGCCTCAGTGAGGACCTGCTCCGCACAACGAATCGGCGCACCGACACGCAACGCCAACGCGATCGAATCGCTCGGCCGCGCCGACACCCGCACCCCGTCCCCGAGCAACAGATCCGCGTAGAACACGTTCTCCTTCAGCTCGGTGATCTCCACCGCCTGCAACGGCGCCTTCAACGCCGCCAACACATCCCGCAGAAGATCATGCGTCAACGGCCGGGCCGGCTTGACCCCCTGCTGCTCATAAGCGATAGCCGTCGCCTCGACCGCGCCGATCCAGATCGGCAGATAGCGGTCCCCCTCGACCTCCCTGAGCAGGACGATCGGCTGGTTGCTGGGCAGCTCCACCCGAACTCCGACCACGCTCAGCTCGCGCACCGCCGCCTCCGTGTCGTTGTCACCTATGCCGCACCGCGCCCTTCCCTGCACGGTACACGGACCGAAACACGGCCGTCCCATGCGCAACAGCAGCACGCCCGCGCCGAAAAGGGGTTACCCCGGCAAGCCTACGGCACGCTTCCCGGAAGAGATCTTTCCGCTCAGCCCACCACCCACCGGCCGCGCTCACCGACCCAACGTCGACCGCAGACCCACCCGCACCAACGCCGCGTGCAACTGCTCCGACAACGCCACCAACTCCCGCGCTGTCTCCGCCGCCCGCGCCCGCGCCGCCGGATCGCTCTGCCGCGCCAACGGCGCCACCAACTGCGCGAACAAACCGACCTCACGGTCCGCCGCCGTCCGATAACCCCGCAGATGCCGAGGCTCCAACCCGTACGACGCCAACCCCGCCACCGCCGACGCGATGATCAGAGCATCCGCGT
It contains:
- a CDS encoding MerR family transcriptional regulator; protein product: MHEPRDSDPGAGLSEPGVSPPGVAVEGDGSVGYRGVTACHAVGISYRQLDYWARTTLVVPSVRDASGSGTQRLYSFRDLVVLKVVKRLLDAGVSLQNIRKAIEALRSRGVEDLAGITLISDGTTVYECRSPEEVVDLLQGGQGVFGIAIGGAFKEIQGSLSHLPAEPAASGPVEPVVTSESDPVGDELAARRARRRAG
- a CDS encoding bifunctional nuclease family protein; translation: MRELSVVGVRVELPSNQPIVLLREVEGDRYLPIWIGAVEATAIAYEQQGVKPARPLTHDLLRDVLAALKAPLQAVEITELKENVFYADLLLGDGVRVSARPSDSIALALRVGAPIRCAEQVLTEAGIIIPDEQEDEVEKFREFLEQVRPEDFAG